One window from the genome of Mucilaginibacter ginsenosidivorans encodes:
- a CDS encoding single-stranded DNA-binding protein, translating to MSTLKNSVRLVGNLGMDPEVKSFDNNRKLAKISIATNETYKNDKGERITDTQWHNLVLWGVQAKLAEDLLKKGDEIAVEGKLSSRSYVDKDGNKRYMTEVVVNEFLKVGLKKQQ from the coding sequence ATGAGCACATTAAAGAATAGCGTACGCCTGGTTGGTAACCTGGGTATGGACCCCGAAGTAAAGAGTTTTGATAACAACCGTAAACTGGCGAAAATTTCTATCGCCACTAATGAAACTTACAAGAATGATAAGGGCGAGCGCATAACGGACACCCAATGGCACAACCTTGTATTATGGGGTGTCCAGGCCAAACTGGCCGAGGACCTGCTGAAGAAAGGTGATGAGATAGCCGTGGAAGGCAAGCTCTCCAGCAGGAGTTATGTTGACAAAGACGGCAACAAGCGTTACATGACGGAAGTTGTTGTTAACGAGTTCCTGAAAGTCGGCCTGAAAAAGCAACAATAA
- a CDS encoding PAS domain-containing protein, with translation MDERLAFLLNHSDDIFFVADTKGNIIYTNASWSHFTEYSREESAGKSLADLSHPDDRNKLADLFQSIISLQNAEGFISRLEARNGSFFTVSWSACYDKKEQLIYASGIYRDEDLNIRNPYNISDKVQHVLASLTEGFFMLDRHWRINAFNPAFQKLVKMTGDELYGADFRLIDQLTTTEEVVPMFEVAFQTNTPQQLQYYDKHCKGWLRLNIYPYKGELIVFIRDISHIKIEQLILELEKKVLQLNFMAEYPLSKIAEKLLVGIESIFPEMYCSILEVDREQEKVYHLAAPRLPQEYCTAINGARIGPNAGSCGTAAYHREQVVVSDIANSPLWQDYKQYILPYGLKACWSTPVISPKGTQVLATFAIYYDTEREPGKDELQMIDRTINILRALIESKRNEEHTAEQTRRLQDIAAISSHNIRRPVATIMGLVNLFDRKKLDNPLNRDIISHLETTALELDDVIHIIVEKTINV, from the coding sequence ATGGACGAACGGCTTGCTTTCCTGTTAAATCATTCTGACGATATATTTTTCGTAGCCGATACCAAGGGGAATATTATTTATACCAATGCTTCCTGGTCGCATTTTACGGAATATAGCAGGGAGGAGTCTGCCGGAAAGAGCCTGGCCGATCTGTCCCATCCCGATGATAGGAACAAACTTGCCGATTTGTTTCAAAGTATTATTTCACTCCAGAATGCCGAAGGATTTATTTCGAGGCTTGAAGCCAGGAACGGAAGCTTTTTTACTGTAAGTTGGTCGGCTTGTTATGACAAGAAGGAACAACTTATTTATGCATCGGGTATTTACCGCGATGAGGACCTGAATATCCGTAACCCGTACAATATTTCGGATAAAGTACAGCATGTACTGGCCAGCCTTACCGAGGGCTTTTTTATGCTCGACCGGCATTGGCGCATTAATGCGTTTAATCCTGCGTTCCAAAAACTGGTAAAAATGACCGGCGACGAGTTGTACGGAGCCGATTTCAGGCTTATAGACCAATTGACAACGACGGAGGAAGTAGTTCCAATGTTTGAAGTTGCCTTTCAAACTAATACGCCTCAGCAGCTTCAATACTATGACAAGCATTGCAAGGGTTGGTTGCGGTTGAACATTTACCCTTACAAAGGTGAACTCATTGTTTTTATCCGGGATATCAGTCACATCAAGATAGAACAACTGATCCTTGAACTGGAAAAAAAGGTATTGCAACTGAATTTTATGGCAGAATACCCGCTTTCGAAAATTGCGGAAAAACTGCTGGTGGGTATCGAAAGTATTTTCCCCGAAATGTATTGTTCGATACTGGAAGTAGACCGGGAGCAGGAAAAAGTGTACCACCTTGCGGCACCCCGTTTGCCACAGGAATACTGCACGGCCATCAACGGCGCCCGGATAGGGCCCAACGCAGGGTCGTGCGGAACAGCAGCATATCACCGGGAACAGGTGGTGGTTAGTGACATTGCCAACAGCCCATTGTGGCAGGACTATAAACAATATATTTTGCCTTATGGCCTTAAAGCATGCTGGTCGACCCCGGTTATCAGTCCTAAGGGGACGCAGGTGCTGGCAACATTCGCCATTTATTATGATACGGAGCGTGAGCCGGGCAAAGATGAACTGCAAATGATAGACCGTACCATAAACATATTGCGTGCATTGATAGAAAGTAAGCGGAACGAAGAACATACCGCCGAACAAACCAGGCGCTTGCAGGATATAGCGGCTATCAGCTCGCATAATATTCGCCGGCCGGTAGCAACCATTATGGGCCTGGTTAACCTGTTTGACCGGAAGAAACTGGATAACCCGCTAAACAGGGATATTATAAGTCATTTAGAAACAACTGCGCTTGAACTGGACGATGTGATCCACATTATTGTGGAGAAGACAATAAATGTTTAA
- a CDS encoding SDR family NAD(P)-dependent oxidoreductase, whose amino-acid sequence MNIIITGASSGVGFEAVLELILSDQHKVIALARSEDKLGRLAEIAQGLNPDCELYPIAFDIVHDDYAGLLQFIASRLDNRVDILVNNAGQLINKPFPELEESDFVEMLQNNFIGHVRMIQSLLGLMPANAHILNIGSMGAYQGSSKFAGLSAYSASKAALHTLTECLAQELTDRQIKVNCLALGSAQTEMLEKAFPGYESPVLAFEMGKYIADFALTGHKFFNGKILPVAVTTP is encoded by the coding sequence ATGAACATCATTATAACAGGCGCAAGCAGCGGTGTGGGGTTTGAGGCGGTATTGGAACTGATCTTGTCTGATCAGCATAAAGTAATAGCTCTTGCGCGCTCCGAAGATAAACTGGGCCGACTGGCCGAAATAGCGCAGGGGTTAAACCCCGATTGTGAGCTTTATCCGATCGCCTTCGATATTGTGCACGATGATTACGCAGGCCTTTTGCAGTTTATCGCGAGCCGCCTTGATAACCGGGTGGATATCCTGGTTAACAATGCAGGCCAACTGATCAACAAGCCTTTTCCCGAACTGGAGGAGAGTGATTTTGTGGAGATGCTGCAAAACAATTTTATCGGGCACGTCCGCATGATCCAGAGCCTGTTGGGATTGATGCCTGCAAATGCCCATATCCTCAACATTGGCAGCATGGGAGCTTACCAGGGGAGTTCAAAATTCGCCGGACTGTCCGCTTACTCGGCAAGCAAAGCCGCCCTTCATACCTTGACCGAATGCTTGGCACAGGAGTTAACTGACAGGCAAATAAAAGTGAACTGCCTGGCGCTTGGCTCGGCGCAGACAGAGATGCTCGAAAAAGCTTTCCCGGGCTACGAGTCGCCTGTACTTGCTTTCGAAATGGGCAAATATATAGCCGATTTTGCTTTGACGGGTCATAAGTTCTTTAACGGGAAAATATTGCCGGTAGCCGTTACCACGCCCTGA
- a CDS encoding aromatic amino acid hydroxylase, with protein sequence MSRFNDFNNPQVAALPSHLKQFIVDQHYEHYTPIDHAVWRYVMRQNYSYLKDVAYYPYIPGLLKAGLTIEKIPSLQEMNDALGKIGWGAVTVDGFIPPAAFMEYQAYRVLVIAADIRQLKHIEYTPAPDIIHESAGHAPIIADKDYHEYLSYFGSIGAKAMFSAQDFELYEAIRSLSILKEMPDADAEEIRKAEELLAYRQENMGEPSEMALLSRLHWWTVEYGLIGNLENPKIYGAGLLSSIGESSTCMKSDVKKLWYNKYAVNYPYDITKPQPQLFVTDTFQNLIDVLEEFANTMSFRVGGIYGLQKAVESKNTCTVVYSSGLQVSGVISEFKKYGDQPAFIKTSGPTMLSHNNKQLKGHGKDHHHDGFSSPVGKLKGFSTSLEEMSLADIGIEQGKQTDLEFESGIKVSGIVKNIIVNNEKIQVIAFEDCTVKDPEGEILFSPAWGDYDMAVGERIISVFCGAADKEAFEEIPPKSNTATHHVHYDPRTIELHKLYQQVRNRRHNGGDYGFLGNVWMMLQKNHHDDWLCALEILEILDHENTEPSVAREIKTFLETRAANEPELTKLINDGLYLIKHPVEQKLVV encoded by the coding sequence ATGAGCCGTTTTAATGATTTTAATAACCCGCAGGTTGCGGCGCTGCCTTCCCATTTAAAACAATTTATAGTCGACCAGCACTACGAGCATTATACGCCTATCGATCACGCCGTATGGCGCTATGTGATGAGGCAAAACTACAGTTACCTTAAAGATGTTGCCTATTACCCATATATACCAGGGTTACTAAAGGCCGGCCTGACCATCGAAAAGATCCCGAGCCTGCAGGAAATGAACGATGCGCTCGGCAAGATAGGCTGGGGAGCGGTTACGGTAGATGGTTTTATACCGCCGGCTGCCTTTATGGAATACCAGGCATATCGCGTACTGGTGATAGCGGCCGATATACGCCAGTTGAAACACATTGAATACACGCCTGCTCCAGATATTATCCACGAATCAGCCGGTCATGCGCCTATCATAGCCGATAAGGATTACCATGAATACCTGAGCTATTTCGGTTCGATAGGGGCGAAGGCTATGTTTTCGGCGCAGGATTTTGAATTGTACGAGGCCATCAGGTCGTTGTCCATTTTAAAAGAGATGCCTGATGCCGATGCGGAAGAAATAAGGAAGGCAGAAGAATTATTGGCTTACCGGCAGGAAAATATGGGCGAACCATCCGAAATGGCTTTGTTGAGCCGCCTGCATTGGTGGACAGTTGAATACGGCTTGATAGGAAACCTGGAGAACCCAAAGATATACGGCGCCGGTTTACTTTCTTCCATAGGCGAAAGCTCGACCTGCATGAAAAGTGATGTGAAAAAACTATGGTATAATAAATACGCCGTAAATTATCCTTATGATATCACCAAGCCACAGCCGCAACTTTTTGTTACCGACACGTTTCAAAACCTGATAGATGTTTTGGAGGAGTTTGCCAATACCATGTCCTTCAGGGTGGGAGGGATATACGGCCTGCAAAAAGCCGTAGAAAGTAAAAATACCTGTACCGTGGTTTATAGTTCTGGTTTGCAGGTTTCTGGGGTGATCTCAGAGTTTAAGAAATATGGCGATCAGCCAGCTTTTATAAAAACATCAGGGCCAACAATGCTGTCCCATAATAATAAACAGTTAAAGGGTCACGGAAAGGATCACCACCACGATGGGTTTAGTTCACCCGTCGGAAAATTGAAAGGATTCTCAACGTCATTAGAAGAAATGTCTTTGGCTGATATCGGTATTGAACAAGGCAAGCAAACCGATCTGGAATTTGAAAGCGGTATCAAAGTAAGCGGCATTGTAAAGAACATAATCGTTAATAATGAAAAGATCCAGGTGATCGCTTTCGAAGACTGTACTGTAAAAGATCCAGAGGGGGAAATACTGTTCAGTCCAGCCTGGGGAGATTACGATATGGCTGTCGGCGAAAGGATAATCTCAGTCTTTTGCGGCGCGGCAGATAAAGAAGCTTTCGAGGAGATACCACCAAAGTCCAACACAGCCACCCATCATGTGCACTATGACCCCCGGACTATAGAATTGCACAAGTTATATCAGCAGGTTCGCAACCGCCGGCACAATGGCGGCGATTATGGGTTTTTGGGCAACGTATGGATGATGCTGCAAAAAAATCATCACGATGACTGGCTTTGCGCGCTCGAGATACTGGAAATACTGGATCATGAGAATACAGAACCTTCGGTGGCCAGGGAGATCAAAACGTTCCTGGAAACGAGGGCTGCTAATGAGCCAGAATTAACCAAGCTCATTAATGACGGCCTCTACCTGATAAAACACCCGGTTGAGCAGAAGCTGGTGGTGTAG
- a CDS encoding lysylphosphatidylglycerol synthase transmembrane domain-containing protein — MTEIEEIVEDNPNPRTWKHKVWNVTKLILKLAVTSALLYYVFSKQPISEIKDRLFHANYWWMFAGVIVYFFSMVASAWRLMSFFKSINLRLDTRFNFRLYLLGIFYNLLLPGGIGGDGYKIYLLHKTYKLPAKRVFWAIAFDRLSGLWAIGLIVVTLTIFIPQIQEQIHLAIPMAAFLLGSIIYYVVVKIFFKDFTRHFFKGHAKAVIVQSLQVLTILCVLMGQDFHGKFAPYLLSFLISALAAVVPITFGGAGAREAIFARLSPIFHMNVGLAVFLSVSFYLTSLIVAMLGLYYVIRPKRLEEGLPSIGVNENGNVENSQAE; from the coding sequence ATGACTGAAATAGAAGAGATAGTCGAAGATAACCCGAATCCGCGCACCTGGAAACATAAGGTTTGGAACGTTACCAAACTTATTTTAAAACTTGCAGTCACTTCGGCCCTGCTGTATTATGTATTCAGCAAGCAGCCAATCAGCGAAATAAAAGACAGGTTATTTCACGCCAACTATTGGTGGATGTTTGCAGGGGTCATCGTCTACTTCTTTTCGATGGTAGCATCTGCATGGAGGCTTATGAGTTTTTTCAAATCCATTAACCTCAGACTGGATACCCGTTTCAATTTTCGCCTGTACTTACTCGGTATCTTTTACAACCTTTTACTTCCGGGCGGCATAGGCGGGGATGGGTACAAGATATATTTACTGCATAAAACCTATAAACTGCCCGCCAAAAGAGTGTTTTGGGCGATAGCGTTCGACCGGTTAAGCGGCTTGTGGGCCATCGGGTTGATCGTCGTCACGCTGACCATATTTATCCCGCAGATACAGGAGCAGATACACCTGGCTATTCCAATGGCGGCTTTTTTGCTTGGGTCGATTATTTATTACGTCGTTGTAAAGATATTTTTCAAGGATTTTACCAGGCATTTTTTCAAAGGGCACGCCAAGGCAGTAATTGTTCAGTCGTTACAGGTACTTACCATCCTCTGTGTACTTATGGGGCAGGATTTTCACGGTAAATTTGCGCCTTATTTACTGTCTTTTCTAATCTCGGCTTTGGCAGCAGTTGTACCCATTACCTTTGGAGGTGCAGGAGCGCGGGAAGCCATTTTTGCCCGGCTTTCCCCGATATTTCACATGAATGTTGGTTTGGCAGTTTTCCTGAGCGTTTCTTTTTACCTTACCTCACTTATCGTAGCTATGCTTGGCCTTTATTATGTCATTCGGCCGAAGCGTCTCGAGGAGGGGCTGCCTTCCATAGGTGTTAACGAAAACGGTAATGTTGAAAACAGCCAGGCCGAATAG
- a CDS encoding carbon-nitrogen hydrolase, which produces MAKVKVGLVQMSCTADKQQNLDKAIVKVREAAEKGAQIVCLQELFTSLYFCDVENYDNFKLAEAIPGPSTDELSKVAKELHVVIVASLFEKRAQGLYHNTTAVIDADGAYLGKYRKMHIPDDPGFYEKFYFTPGDLGYKVFKTKYATIGVLICWDQWYPEAARITALMGAEILFYPTAIGWATSQDDATNVEQYNAWQTIQRSHSVANGVHVVSVNRVGQEEELKFWGGSFISNPFGTILYQASHTDEEVIVQEIDLGKTDHYRTHWPFLRDRRIDSYQPITKRLIDEQ; this is translated from the coding sequence ATGGCAAAAGTTAAGGTTGGTTTGGTGCAGATGTCGTGCACAGCAGATAAGCAGCAGAACCTGGATAAGGCAATTGTTAAAGTGCGCGAAGCTGCTGAAAAAGGGGCTCAGATAGTTTGCTTGCAGGAGCTCTTTACTTCGCTGTATTTCTGCGACGTGGAGAATTACGACAACTTTAAGCTTGCCGAAGCAATCCCCGGCCCATCAACTGACGAGCTATCTAAAGTAGCTAAAGAACTGCATGTGGTAATCGTAGCTTCTTTGTTTGAAAAACGTGCGCAGGGGCTTTATCACAACACCACCGCGGTAATTGATGCCGACGGCGCTTACCTCGGGAAATACCGCAAAATGCACATACCTGACGACCCAGGCTTTTACGAGAAATTCTATTTCACGCCGGGCGACCTGGGCTATAAAGTTTTCAAAACCAAATATGCTACCATTGGGGTGCTCATTTGCTGGGACCAGTGGTACCCGGAAGCTGCCCGCATAACGGCTTTGATGGGTGCCGAAATATTGTTTTATCCAACGGCCATCGGCTGGGCTACCAGCCAGGACGATGCTACTAACGTTGAACAATACAACGCCTGGCAAACTATCCAGCGCTCGCATTCGGTAGCAAACGGCGTACACGTTGTAAGCGTGAACCGTGTGGGACAGGAAGAAGAACTGAAGTTTTGGGGAGGATCATTTATATCAAATCCATTTGGCACCATACTTTACCAGGCTTCCCATACCGATGAAGAGGTAATTGTACAAGAAATAGACTTGGGTAAGACAGATCATTATCGTACACACTGGCCGTTTTTGAGAGACCGCCGTATCGATTCATACCAGCCAATTACTAAGCGCCTGATTGATGAACAATAA
- a CDS encoding agmatine deiminase family protein codes for MNNNLSDFRTFGLSDLPKAKGFHFPAEWAPHTATWLSWPHKEESWPGKIGMIYSRYAEFVKEVAKGELVRINVINDTMMAFAKEQLSAAGADLTKIEFFNFPTNDAWCRDHGPAFLINPETKQKVIVDWGYNAWGDKYPPYDFDDVIPTKIAQHFGLPVYHPGIVMEGGSVDFNGKGTVLTTTACLLNKNRNPQLNQQQIEDYLQNYYGVQQVLWLDDGIIGDDTDGHIDDITRFVNGDTVVTVIEENKADENYHILQENLETLKTMRLLSGKQLNIIELPMPDPVYYDGQRLPASYANFYIANAAVIVPTYRSKNDDRALDILIQCFPDRKVIGIDSTDIIWGLGSFHCLSQQEPAV; via the coding sequence ATGAACAATAATCTTTCGGACTTTCGGACTTTCGGACTTTCGGACTTGCCGAAGGCAAAAGGCTTCCACTTCCCCGCCGAATGGGCGCCGCATACAGCTACCTGGCTCAGCTGGCCGCACAAGGAAGAATCGTGGCCCGGTAAGATCGGTATGATCTATAGCCGCTATGCGGAATTTGTAAAAGAAGTTGCCAAAGGCGAATTGGTGCGCATCAATGTTATTAATGATACCATGATGGCCTTTGCCAAAGAACAATTATCTGCCGCGGGCGCCGATCTGACAAAAATTGAGTTTTTCAATTTCCCCACCAACGATGCCTGGTGCCGCGACCACGGTCCGGCGTTTTTGATCAACCCGGAAACCAAACAAAAAGTGATCGTTGACTGGGGCTATAACGCCTGGGGCGATAAATATCCGCCCTACGACTTTGACGATGTCATCCCAACTAAAATTGCGCAGCATTTCGGTCTGCCGGTTTACCATCCGGGCATTGTAATGGAAGGGGGATCGGTCGATTTTAATGGAAAAGGAACCGTTTTAACCACCACCGCCTGCCTGCTCAATAAAAACCGCAACCCGCAACTGAACCAGCAGCAAATTGAGGACTATCTTCAAAATTATTATGGTGTTCAGCAGGTATTATGGCTTGACGACGGTATTATAGGCGACGATACCGACGGCCATATCGACGATATTACCCGCTTTGTAAACGGGGACACCGTAGTTACCGTTATAGAGGAAAACAAGGCGGATGAGAACTACCATATCCTGCAGGAAAACCTCGAAACGCTTAAAACCATGCGGTTGCTCAGCGGCAAGCAACTCAATATTATCGAGCTGCCAATGCCCGACCCTGTTTATTACGATGGACAGCGCCTGCCGGCTTCCTATGCCAACTTTTACATCGCAAACGCAGCCGTTATTGTGCCCACCTATCGCTCCAAAAACGATGACCGGGCATTAGATATCCTGATACAGTGCTTCCCCGATAGAAAAGTCATCGGCATTGATTCGACTGATATTATCTGGGGTTTGGGCAGCTTTCATTGTTTGAGCCAGCAGGAACCGGCTGTGTAG
- a CDS encoding type II toxin-antitoxin system VapC family toxin, giving the protein MVLCDTNIFIHAFNGRQETIDKLLSIGLDQIVLSVITVMELYQGMANKTELAQLKRKIRYYDVIEIDPVISKTATSLIENFKLSHGLQIPDAIIGATASVHQIPLFTYNVKDFDFIPGVILV; this is encoded by the coding sequence ATGGTTTTATGTGATACCAATATTTTCATCCACGCATTTAATGGAAGACAGGAAACAATTGACAAGTTATTGTCTATAGGTCTTGACCAGATCGTACTTTCTGTAATCACCGTGATGGAACTTTACCAGGGCATGGCTAACAAAACCGAACTGGCACAATTAAAAAGAAAGATTCGGTATTACGATGTGATTGAAATTGATCCCGTTATTTCAAAAACAGCAACCTCTCTTATAGAAAACTTCAAATTGAGTCACGGTCTTCAAATTCCTGATGCCATAATCGGCGCAACCGCGTCTGTGCATCAAATCCCACTTTTTACTTATAACGTAAAAGATTTCGATTTTATACCCGGTGTTATATTGGTTTGA
- a CDS encoding LiaF transmembrane domain-containing protein, producing the protein MNTIIDNTNRRNGRVVAGAIIVLVGCALLADQFDMFYIPDWLLSWPMLLIAIGLYSGAKHNFQNMTWAILIFIGGAFLLDDALPDWNIEDFVWPIGIIALGVYLIMRRGRHHLKY; encoded by the coding sequence ATGAACACTATTATAGATAACACCAACAGGCGCAATGGCAGAGTGGTTGCAGGAGCAATTATAGTTCTGGTTGGATGCGCACTACTTGCCGATCAGTTCGACATGTTTTATATCCCCGACTGGCTGTTAAGCTGGCCAATGTTATTGATAGCAATAGGGCTGTACAGCGGTGCCAAACATAACTTTCAGAATATGACCTGGGCAATATTGATTTTTATAGGCGGCGCCTTTTTACTCGACGATGCCCTGCCCGATTGGAACATTGAGGATTTTGTATGGCCAATAGGCATTATTGCCTTAGGCGTTTACCTTATCATGAGGCGCGGCCGTCACCACTTGAAATACTAA
- a CDS encoding LiaF transmembrane domain-containing protein, which translates to MSEHVNDIEYQNKPNNNGKAIIGMVLLIIGGLLLVRQFSYFLIPGWIWEWPTWLIVAGLYIGAKHNYRRSIWFILVFIGLAGTLNNAIPGLHIGNLIWPGMIIMIGLWIILRRNHSGANRNKWEKQWEQKWEYKWQQKWDKHYHTPIDPQPQTPADDETSGNIPPVNPNARPITGDDFLDATSIFGGVKKTILSKNFRGGDITNIFGGAEIDLTQADIDGKVVLDITQLFGGTKIIVPPHWQVISNLSAVFAGVDDKRLRKVGAGDNNKILVLEGVSIFAGVEIRTF; encoded by the coding sequence ATGAGCGAGCATGTAAATGATATAGAATACCAGAATAAACCTAACAATAACGGAAAGGCAATTATCGGAATGGTACTGTTGATCATTGGGGGTTTATTACTGGTTCGCCAGTTCAGCTACTTTTTGATACCGGGCTGGATATGGGAGTGGCCAACCTGGCTCATCGTAGCCGGGCTTTATATAGGGGCCAAACATAATTACCGCAGATCAATATGGTTCATATTAGTATTTATAGGATTAGCCGGAACATTGAACAATGCCATTCCGGGGTTGCATATAGGGAACCTGATATGGCCCGGGATGATCATTATGATAGGCTTATGGATAATATTAAGGCGCAATCACTCCGGTGCAAACCGTAACAAATGGGAAAAACAGTGGGAGCAAAAATGGGAATACAAATGGCAGCAAAAATGGGATAAGCATTACCACACGCCCATCGATCCTCAGCCTCAAACACCCGCCGACGACGAAACCTCGGGCAATATTCCACCGGTTAATCCGAACGCGCGCCCTATAACAGGCGATGATTTCCTGGATGCCACGTCCATATTCGGCGGTGTTAAAAAAACGATCCTTTCGAAAAACTTCAGGGGTGGCGACATTACCAATATTTTCGGCGGGGCCGAGATCGATCTTACACAAGCTGATATCGACGGCAAGGTGGTATTGGACATTACCCAGTTATTCGGGGGCACCAAGATCATTGTTCCGCCGCACTGGCAGGTAATTTCCAACCTTTCAGCGGTATTTGCCGGGGTAGATGATAAACGCCTCAGAAAGGTGGGTGCAGGCGATAACAATAAAATACTCGTGCTGGAAGGTGTGTCCATCTTCGCCGGGGTCGAAATAAGAACTTTTTAA
- a CDS encoding sensor histidine kinase — protein MASTQLTFSKIRIAFVSGGLVWAILLTYVVHTFGFTWYISIMDGAICTLLLGAACWLINNNLKYYQPGKGSYINLFFWCLALTAAATFGARWVLPYIIGNNIYSNFHIQSVTIRFFTNFLAIGWMALISMIWYSQLDQKENEKRKGEAEKLARDAELYNLRQQLQPHFLFNSLNSINALIGFKPDEARKMIHQLSDFLRGTLKKDDQQQVTLPDELSHLQLYLDIEKVRFGHRLKTEISCDDKCDTAVLPPMILQPIVENAIKFGLYDTTESVTVSIRAEIEDNYLTMTVQNPYDPKTARPRKGTGFGLSGVQRRLYLLYARTDLVETFADDNIFTTIIKIPQ, from the coding sequence TTGGCAAGCACGCAACTAACATTTTCCAAAATACGCATCGCGTTTGTATCAGGTGGCCTGGTATGGGCCATCCTGCTTACATACGTGGTGCATACCTTTGGTTTTACGTGGTACATCTCCATTATGGATGGGGCAATATGCACGCTGCTGCTTGGGGCTGCCTGCTGGCTCATCAATAACAACCTTAAATATTATCAACCGGGCAAGGGTAGTTATATCAACCTGTTTTTCTGGTGCCTGGCGCTTACTGCTGCCGCAACCTTCGGCGCGCGGTGGGTTCTGCCTTACATTATCGGCAACAACATATATTCCAACTTTCATATTCAGTCAGTAACCATACGTTTTTTTACCAACTTTCTGGCTATAGGCTGGATGGCCCTGATCAGTATGATATGGTATTCGCAACTGGACCAGAAAGAAAACGAAAAGCGTAAAGGCGAAGCCGAAAAGCTGGCCCGCGATGCAGAATTGTATAATCTGCGCCAGCAATTGCAGCCGCACTTCCTTTTTAACAGTTTGAATTCCATCAATGCGCTTATCGGCTTTAAACCGGATGAGGCACGTAAGATGATACACCAGCTTTCCGACTTTTTACGTGGAACGCTGAAGAAAGACGACCAGCAGCAGGTAACCCTGCCGGATGAACTTTCGCATCTTCAATTGTATTTGGACATAGAGAAAGTGCGGTTTGGGCATCGTTTAAAAACGGAGATCAGCTGCGACGATAAATGCGACACGGCCGTATTGCCGCCCATGATTTTGCAGCCGATCGTCGAAAATGCGATCAAATTTGGTTTGTACGACACCACCGAAAGCGTAACGGTCAGCATCAGGGCCGAAATTGAGGACAACTACCTGACTATGACCGTGCAAAACCCTTACGACCCTAAGACCGCCCGGCCGCGCAAAGGAACAGGTTTTGGTTTGAGCGGCGTACAAAGGCGACTTTATTTGCTATATGCACGCACCGATTTGGTGGAAACTTTCGCAGATGATAATATCTTTACAACCATAATCAAAATACCGCAATAA
- a CDS encoding LytR/AlgR family response regulator transcription factor, producing MKRALVIDDEPLARMVVLEYLQDFKDQIEVLQECGDGFEGLKAIQQYQPDLVFLDVQMPKINGFEMLELVEQAPSVIFTTAFDEYAIKAFETHAVDYLLKPFTRDRFHKAVEKFLSQAPVVHPARQTESLLEAASQSPAQHERIVVKTGTKVKIIPVNDVEYLEADDDYVSVHTAEGSFLKNKTMSFFEQTLDPSTFVRVHRSYIIKIQNITRIDPYEKDAHIAILKSGAKIPVSKTGYAKLKQVLGI from the coding sequence ATGAAACGAGCGCTTGTGATAGACGACGAACCTTTGGCCCGCATGGTTGTACTGGAATATTTGCAGGATTTTAAGGACCAGATAGAGGTATTACAGGAATGCGGCGATGGCTTTGAGGGCCTGAAAGCCATACAGCAATACCAGCCCGACCTGGTGTTTCTGGACGTGCAGATGCCGAAAATAAACGGATTTGAAATGCTGGAGCTGGTGGAACAGGCCCCATCGGTGATATTTACCACAGCGTTTGATGAGTACGCCATTAAAGCTTTTGAAACCCACGCTGTAGATTACCTGCTGAAACCGTTTACCCGCGACCGGTTTCATAAAGCGGTTGAAAAATTCCTGTCGCAAGCCCCTGTGGTGCATCCTGCCAGGCAAACCGAAAGCCTGCTGGAGGCCGCTTCGCAATCGCCCGCGCAGCACGAACGTATTGTGGTGAAAACCGGCACCAAGGTAAAGATCATCCCTGTAAATGACGTGGAATACCTGGAAGCCGACGACGATTATGTAAGTGTGCATACCGCCGAAGGTTCATTCCTGAAAAACAAAACCATGAGCTTTTTCGAACAAACCCTCGATCCATCCACCTTCGTACGTGTGCACCGCTCCTATATCATCAAAATCCAAAACATCACCCGTATCGACCCATACGAAAAGGATGCGCATATTGCTATACTAAAATCGGGCGCCAAAATACCGGTGAGCAAAACAGGGTATGCCAAGCTGAAGCAGGTGCTGGGGATATGA